A window from Musa acuminata AAA Group cultivar baxijiao chromosome BXJ3-10, Cavendish_Baxijiao_AAA, whole genome shotgun sequence encodes these proteins:
- the LOC135650754 gene encoding BOI-related E3 ubiquitin-protein ligase 1-like, translated as MAVRAQYPANAFSPDFRYRARSGALDDPLMMQEPRDLLQLHGNNLGTGEQQHQILNNAGVFSDRQSELTCNASGCRKRSREESMVLPGLHNPALSTLFRYPNATAVPVKPTAAQTFSVGLPHSRSIESGATSTSGRHVSSSHAAPPPPCDLVSLLFQQNTEIDALVRLQNERLRTGLEEARKRHCRALLTVLEQQVAKRLMEKEAELLMATRRNAELEEKVRQLSEEIQIWFAMAKNNETIVCNLRTNLEQVLLQGASGAAGRGGYDDSEGGGFPADDAQSCCFEFDAAAAPAADSEVATWRRACKACGERDVSILLLPCRHLCLCKDCETKADACPVCGSAKNAYLQVFMC; from the exons AAGAGCCTCGCGATCTCCTGCAACTCCATGGCAACAACCTTGGCACAG GGGAGCAGCAGCACCAAATCTTGAACAACGCGGGGGTGTTCAGCGACCGCCAGAGCGAGCTCACGTGCAATGCCTCAGGGTGCAGGAAGCGGTCGCGGGAGGAGTCCATGGTGCTGCCCGGTCTGCACAACCCTGCCCTCTCGACGCTGTTCCGGTACCCTAACGCGACGGCGGTCCCGGTGAAGCCCACTGCCGCCCAGACCTTCTCCGTCGGACTCCCCCATAGCCGGTCAATCGAGTCCGGCGCTACTTCTACCAGCGGTCGGCACGTTTCGTCGTCGCATGCCGCCCCGCCTCCCCCTTGCGATCTCGTCTCCCTTCTCTTTCAACAGAATACGGAAATCGACGCCCTCGTCCGCTTGCAG AACGAGAGGCTGCGGACTGGATTAGAGGAGGCGCGCAAGAGGCATTGCCGGGCACTTCTTACGGTGTTGGAGCAGCAGGTGGCGAAGCGCTTGATGGAGAAGGAAGCCGAGTTACTGATGGCGACGCGACGGAACGCAGAGTTGGAGGAGAAGGTGCGGCAGTTGAGCGAAGAGATCCAGATATGGTTCGCCATGGCCAAGAACAACGAAACCATCGTGTGCAACCTGCGGACGAACCTGGAACAGGTCCTACTCCAGGGCGCGTCCGGGGCCGCAGGCCGCGGTGGTTACGACGACAGCGAGGGCGGTGGCTTCCCGGCCGACGACGCCCAGTCGTGCTGCTTCGAGTTCGACGCTGCCGCGGCTCCGGCGGCGGATTCCGAGGTCGCCACGTGGCGGAGGGCCTGCAAGGCATGCGGGGAGCGGGACGTCTCCATCCTGCTCCTCCCCTGCCGGCACCTTTGCCTCTGCAAAGACTGCGAGACCAAGGCCGACGCGTGCCCCGTCTGCGGTTCCGCCAAGAACGCCTACCTCCAAGTCTTCATGTGCTGA
- the LOC103968496 gene encoding scarecrow-like protein 1, with product MSVIRSADSSTAYGESNIYTRKGGGDSSAISRQILSADEQMYTYGPTSYHSGFYSQQYVTNASSEMVHADPFHMSGSSIPRRYLQVSSAPYQLMANIHSSIISENPYSSCFAAVQNPDSSASSNISHQTSHSLSDNLSPEQEIDYGEDEIRLKLQELEQALLNDNDEDLVDSDQVMGIEDDWAEPIKDLLLPSSPKESSADSSVSCVGSNREPRTPKQLLFDCAAAISKSSMEEAQAIITELRQMVSIQGDPPQRLAAYMVEGLAARIASSGRGLYKALKCKEPPTSDRLSAMQILFEVCPCFKFGYMAANYIIVEAVKDEAKVHIIDFDLNQGSQYINLIQTLSTWAGKRPQLRISGVDDPESVQRAVGGLKIIGHRLEKLAEDLGVPFEFRAIAAKTGDITPEMLDCRPGEALVVNFAFQLHHMPDESVSTVNQRDQLLRMVKGLGPKLVTIVEQDMNTNTAPFFPRFVEVYNYYSAVFDSLDATLPRESTDRMNVERQCLARDIVNIVACEGADRIERYEVAGKWRARMTMAGFVSCPFSANVNGSIQALLKSYCDRYTIKEEIGALYFGWEDKNLVVASAWK from the exons ATGTCTGTGATACGGTCTGCAGATTCATCTACTGCCTATGGTGAGTCAAACATTTATACTCGTAAGGGTGGTGGTGACAGCTCAGCTATATCCAGGCAAATATTAAGTGCGGATGAGCAGATGTACACTTACGGGCCTACCTCATACCATTCGGGCTTCTATTCCCAGCAATACGTAACCAATGCGTCATCAGAAATGGTGCATGCTGATCCATTTCACATGTCTGGATCCTCAATTCCAAGACGCTATCTTCAAGTTTCTTCAGCTCCCTATCAGCTGATGGCTAATATTCACTCATCTATCATATCGGAAAATCCTTATAGTTCCTGCTTTGCAGCAGTTCAGAATCCTGATTCCTCAGCAAGCTCTAACATCTCTCATCAAACTTCCCATTCTTTATCTGACAATCTAAGTCCAGAGCAAGAAATAGACTATGGTGAAGATGAAATCAGGTTAAAGCTTCAAGAACTTGAGCAGGCATTATTGAATGATAATGACGAGGACTTGGTGGATTCAGACCAGGTCATGGGAATTGAAGATGATTGGGCTGAGCCTATCAAGGACCTGTTACTTCCAAGCTCACCAAAAGAGTCATCGGCAGATTCAAGTGTCAGTTGTGTTGGCAGCAATAGAGAACCACGAACTCCCAAGCAGCTACTTTTTGACTGTGCAGCTGCAATCTCAAAAAGTAGCATGGAGGAAGCACAAGCTATCATAACTGAGCTTCGTCAGATGGTTTCGATTCAAGGGGACCCTCCTCAAAGGCTTGCAGCCTACATGGTGGAAGGTCTGGCAGCTAGAATAGCCTCTTCAGGGCGAGGTTTGTACAAGGCTCTAAAATGTAAAGAACCCCCAACTTCAGATCGGCTTTCAGCAATGCAGATTCTGTTTGAGGTCTGCCCATGCTTTAAGTTTGGTTATATGGCAGCAAATTATATAATTGTCGAGGCAGTCAAGGATGAAGCAAAAGTTCATATCATAGACTTTGACTTAAACCAAGGTAGTCAATATATAAACTTGATACAAACTCTTTCAACCTGGGCAGGTAAACGACCACAGCTCAGGATATCTGGGGTGGATGATCCAGAATCAGTGCAGCGGGCAGTCGGAGGCTTGAAAATTATTGGTCACCGCCTTGAGAAATTGGCAGAGGATCTTGGTGTCCCATTTGAGTTTCGAGCAATAGCTGCTAAGACTGGGGATATAACTCCTGAAATGCTAGACTGCCGACCTGGGGAGGCACTTGTGGTTAACTTTGCATTTCAACTGCATCATATGCCAGATGAGAGTGTATCAACAGTGAACCAGAGAGACCAGCTGCTTCGAATGGTTAAGGGCCTGGGACCAAAACTGGTCACAATTGTTGAGCAAGATATGAACACTAATACAGCTCCATTCTTCCCAAG GTTTGTGGAGGTTTACAATTATTATTCAGCAGTCTTTGATTCACTTGATGCAACTCTTCCAAGAGAGAGCACAGACCGAATGAATGTAGAGAGGCAGTGCCTTGCACGAGACATTGTCAACATTGTGGCTTGTGAGGGTGCTGACCGCATTGAGAG GTATGAGGTAGCCGGAAAGTGGAGGGCAAGAATGACCATGGCTGGGTTCGTTTCATGCCCCTTCAGCGCCAATGTCAATGGATCGATACAAGCATTGTTAAAATCGTACTGTGATAGATACACGATCAAGGAGGAAATTGGGGCACTCTACTTCGGATGGGAGGACAAAAATTTGGTTGTTGCGTCGGCATGGAAGTGA